From Larus michahellis chromosome 8, bLarMic1.1, whole genome shotgun sequence, one genomic window encodes:
- the DNASE2B gene encoding deoxyribonuclease-2-beta, whose product MPAESAWCHPALLLLLSSVPLWAAEISCRNEDGEAVDWFALYKLPKHAKGEIRLLGLEYMYMDTLAPQWQLGKYLINMTQGALGQTLKQLYETYESERDSIAYAIYNDEVPESDSDGLKKGHTKGFLLLDKSQGFWVIHSVPLFPPIPEDGYGYPASGESYGQTAICITFKYDQFTEIDQQMLSYNPGIYSCSIPNVFQADLPNLRKLCAGSRLPSVPLRHLSKLQSAHGETFLHFAKSQLFIDDIYVAWMAQELKTDLLAESWQHSGQKLPSNCSLNYHVYNINLIGMPLNSTFHSINDHSKWAVSREYKDQWTCIGDLNRAAEQAWRSGGFICTQNQDIYKAFRHLIVHYESCTEASTLI is encoded by the exons ATGCCCGCGGAATCTGCATGGTGTCACCCTGCtttgctcctgctcctctcctccgtGCCCCTGTGGGCAGCCGAGATTTCCTGCAGGAATGAAGACGGGGAGGCTGTCGACTG GTTTGCTCTTTACAAGTTGCCAAAACATGCCAAAGGAGAGATCCGCCTACTGGGGCTGGAATACATGTACATGGACACCCTGGCTCCACAGTGGCAGCTCGGTAAATACCTCATCAACATGACGCAGGGCGCTCTGGGACAAACACTGAAGCAGCTCTACGAGACGTACGAATCCGAG AGGGACAGCATTGCGTATGCGATATACAATGATGAGGTCCCTGAATCAGACTCTGACGGGCTGAAAAAAGGACACACCAAAG gatttcTGCTCTTGGACAAATCACAAGGCTTCTGGGTGATTCATAGCGTGCCCCTGTTCCCTCCCATCCCTGAGGATGGTTATGGATATCCAGCTTCTGGGGAGTCCTACGGACAGACGGCCATCTGTATCACCTTCAAATATGATCAGTTCACAGAAATAG aCCAACAGATGCTGAGTTATAATCCAGGAATCTACAGCTGTTCCATCCCTAACGTCTTCCAAGCTGATCTCCCAAATCTGCGGAAGCTCTGCGCAGGGTCCAGGCTGCCCTCGGTCCCTTTGCGCCACCTCTCCAAGCTCCAGTCAGCTCACGGGGAAACGTTTCTCCACTTTGCAAAGTCACAGTTGTTCATAGATG ATATCTACGTGGCCTGGATGGCTCAGGAACTGAAGACCGATTTGTTGGCTGAATCCTGGCAGCATTCTGGCCAAAAACTTCCCTCAAATTGCTCTCTCAACTACCACGTCTACAACATAAACCTAATAGGGATGCCATTGAATTCCACCTTTCATTCCATCAACGATCATTCCAAATGGGCTGTTTCGAGGGAATACAAAGATCAGTGGACCTGCATTGGAGACTTAAACCGTGCTGCCGAGCAAGCTTGGAGAAGTGGTGGGTTCATCTGCACACAGAACCAAGACATCTACAAAGCCTTCAGGCATTTGATAGTCCACTATGAAAGTTGCACGGAGGCCTCCACATTGATATAA
- the LOC141747846 gene encoding uricase-like — protein sequence MFHQLSITQASTEFLYNCYVFSLQIKDIEVLNCEYGKNTIKFLRLHKEGKKHFVKEVEVCTHLRLTSAQEYLDGNNSLVIPTDTMKNIVLVLAKKNGIPTIEQFAIDICKHFMTTFCQVAYVKTYVQEVPWQRLHENGVPHIHSFICVPDGIRFCEAEQCRNGPLVVFAGIKDLKLMKTTQSGFEGFYKNEHTTLPERNDRILCGELFCKWSYGECKDFDFDCIWNKIRECILEAFAGPPDCGEYSPSYQKTVNCIQMCVLSKVSQVQVIETVLNNTFYNVVDMKNLGLTNDKEVLVPVETPYGSCACTLGRKKFLEAQGHMMKDERQSQFGLAAAQGN from the exons ATGTTTCATCAATTGAGCATAACTCAGGCTTCCACTGAGTTCCTTTACAACTGTTACGTATTTTCTCTGCAGATCAAGGATATAGAAGTCCTCAACTGCGAATATGGCAAGAACACAATTAAGTTCCTTCGCCTTCATAAAGAAGGGAAGAAGCACTTTGTTAAAGAAGTGGAAGTGTGCACGCATCTCCGGCTGACTTCTGCTCAGGAGTACCTGGATGGAAACAACTCTCTTGTGATACCTACAGACACCATGAAGAACATTGTCCTTGTGTTGGCCAAGAAAAAtggg ATCCCAACCATAGAACAATTTGCTATAGATATCTGCAAACACTTCATGACAACATTTTGCCAAGTGGCGTACGTCAAAACCTACGTTCAAGAAGTACCATGGCAACGTCTACACGAG AATGGTGTTCCCCACATCCACTCATTCATATGTGTTCCTGATGGGATCCGCTTCTGTGAAGCTGAGCAGTGCCGAAACG GTCCTCTGGTTGTTTTTGCTGGAATTAAAGATCTGAAACTTATGAAGACAACACAGTCTGGATTTGAAGGCTTCTACAAGAATGAACACACCACGCTTCCTGAAAGGAATGACAGGATTTTATGTGGAGAGCTCTTCTGCAAATGGTCATATGGCGAATGCAAGGATTTTGACTTTGACTGCATATG GAACAAAATCCGTGAATGTATCCTTGAAGCCTTTGCTGGGCCACCCGACTGTGGTGAATATTCACCCTCTTACCAGAAAACTGTCAACTGTATCCAGATGTGCGTCCTTTCCAAAGTGTCACAG GTACAGGTTATAGAAACCGTCTTGAACAACACTTTTTATAATGTCGTAGACATGAAGAATCTAGGCTTGACCAATGACAAAGAA GTTCTGGTTCCAGTGGAAACTCCCTATGGCTCCTGCGCTTGCACACTTGGCAGGAAGAAGTTCTTAGAAGCACAAGGCCACATGATGAAAGATGAGAGGCAAAGTCAGTTTGGACTGGCAGCTGCCCAGGGAAACTAA